Proteins encoded in a region of the Geovibrio ferrireducens genome:
- a CDS encoding alkaline phosphatase: MKTKLFKLLLLVLTLSVLAACGSDGNDGSTGKDGQDGEDAWALPKHVILFIGDGMHEEHEAAASRYYYGDETSLVWKDSSVFPYSNYATTWDVTAYNTLASERSEASYAADTFSGRTGFDVLQMGLSSITKDKYFLDSSMGAAATDSASAGTAIATGVKTDAGNIAWESGDPANGEIQTIAEYYKAKTTPGKIGVVTTVPISHATPAAFVSHNVYRNNYHAIFTEISTVTKPDVVIGGGHPQVYNETYLTTAQLTTVQGDASYEYVARNTGTDGATALAAATANAVTNGTGLFGVFGSAGGQIATPTVTDTPGTPSFTKTENESPVLAESTEAALTVLSSGGGAGGFFVMLEQGDIDWTNHSNDYKGMVGGVLDLHYAVEKAEEMIDNGVNGMSWANTTIIVTSDHGNSYLRFNRGKTNGLGDLPLQEVKTVSNCPAGNYCGSYVYPDGEVFYGTGGHTNELVSVYAKGADISKLTARQGVLYHGTALIDNTDLFRVMKSIADANRNVILFIGDGMQKAHEIAASRYMFGINNPEALSFHSFDFKANCTTWDIDTYNSYAAAKGKDLYSVAKMNNRIEYGIVGYDVAVAGSYSYPQLEEEYIRRYAATDSASAGTALATGNKTVDGNIAWLPGDLAGGNLKTIAEKVKSQRKGAIGVVTTVPFSHATPAAFVSHNVSRNNYGEIAAEIITTTRPDVVIGAGHPSYVGTPSAPNYQYITQASYNAIKADKGYIFVERTNGVTGGTSLLSAADSAVTAKKKLFGLFGGTGGQVATPTVTDTPGAPTFAATDSESPLLADSTEAALRVLAQNSNGFFLMVEQGDIDWTNHANDYKGMVGGVIDLEYAVKKAMEFVDQPGDNIDWSNTLLIVTSDHGNSFLRLNNTLKPGLGDLPAQQSYVAPCPGTWCGSNIYPDGEVFYGTGGHTNELVSVYAKGDFAGETFSKYNGKMYDEGVTKIIDNTFIFKAMANFLGVTVSQ, encoded by the coding sequence TTGAAAACGAAACTTTTTAAGTTACTGCTTCTCGTTCTTACTCTCAGTGTTCTTGCCGCCTGCGGTTCGGACGGAAATGACGGAAGCACAGGAAAAGACGGACAGGACGGCGAAGACGCATGGGCGCTTCCCAAACATGTAATCCTTTTTATAGGCGACGGTATGCACGAAGAGCACGAAGCAGCCGCAAGCCGCTATTACTACGGCGATGAAACCAGCCTTGTATGGAAGGATTCATCAGTATTCCCCTACTCCAACTACGCAACCACATGGGATGTAACCGCTTATAACACCCTCGCATCAGAAAGAAGCGAAGCAAGCTACGCAGCAGATACTTTCAGCGGCAGAACAGGCTTCGATGTCCTTCAGATGGGGCTTTCATCAATTACTAAAGACAAATACTTTCTCGATTCCTCAATGGGCGCGGCTGCCACAGACTCCGCATCCGCAGGAACGGCTATAGCAACAGGTGTCAAAACTGATGCAGGCAACATAGCATGGGAATCAGGCGACCCTGCTAACGGCGAGATTCAGACAATAGCCGAGTACTACAAGGCTAAGACAACACCCGGCAAAATAGGCGTTGTTACAACAGTGCCTATCTCGCACGCCACGCCCGCTGCATTTGTGAGCCACAACGTATACAGAAACAACTATCACGCGATATTCACTGAAATCAGCACTGTAACAAAACCAGACGTGGTAATAGGCGGAGGTCATCCTCAGGTTTATAACGAAACCTACCTTACAACCGCTCAGCTTACCACTGTTCAGGGCGATGCTTCCTATGAATATGTTGCGAGGAACACAGGCACTGACGGCGCAACAGCCCTTGCAGCAGCAACTGCTAACGCCGTGACAAACGGAACAGGACTTTTCGGAGTGTTCGGCAGCGCAGGCGGGCAGATAGCCACTCCCACAGTTACTGATACTCCCGGCACACCCTCTTTCACAAAGACAGAGAATGAGAGCCCCGTTCTTGCCGAATCCACTGAGGCGGCGCTTACTGTTCTCAGTTCAGGCGGCGGCGCAGGCGGTTTCTTTGTCATGCTTGAACAGGGTGACATTGACTGGACAAACCACTCCAACGATTACAAAGGAATGGTGGGCGGTGTGCTTGACCTTCACTACGCAGTGGAAAAAGCGGAAGAGATGATTGATAACGGCGTTAACGGCATGAGCTGGGCAAACACCACAATCATAGTCACTTCCGACCACGGCAACAGCTACCTGAGATTCAACAGAGGCAAAACCAATGGTCTCGGCGATCTTCCCCTGCAGGAAGTTAAGACAGTCTCCAACTGCCCTGCCGGAAACTATTGCGGCAGCTATGTTTATCCTGACGGCGAAGTATTCTACGGAACAGGCGGACACACTAACGAGCTTGTATCTGTTTATGCAAAAGGCGCGGACATCAGCAAGCTCACTGCGCGTCAGGGCGTTCTCTACCACGGAACGGCACTCATAGACAATACAGACCTTTTCAGAGTAATGAAATCGATTGCTGATGCAAACCGCAACGTAATCCTCTTTATCGGTGACGGTATGCAGAAGGCTCACGAAATAGCCGCTTCACGTTATATGTTTGGCATAAATAACCCCGAAGCGCTCTCTTTCCATTCTTTCGATTTCAAAGCAAACTGCACAACATGGGATATTGACACTTACAACTCATACGCAGCAGCAAAAGGCAAAGACCTCTACTCTGTTGCTAAGATGAACAACAGGATCGAGTACGGCATAGTCGGCTACGATGTAGCAGTTGCAGGAAGCTACTCTTACCCCCAGCTTGAGGAAGAGTACATCCGCAGATATGCGGCGACAGACTCCGCATCCGCAGGCACTGCCCTTGCCACAGGCAACAAAACGGTTGACGGCAACATCGCATGGCTCCCCGGTGATCTGGCTGGCGGAAACCTTAAAACCATAGCTGAAAAAGTCAAATCTCAGAGAAAAGGAGCAATTGGCGTGGTCACCACTGTTCCCTTCTCACACGCCACTCCTGCCGCTTTCGTATCCCATAATGTTAGCAGAAACAACTATGGTGAAATAGCCGCGGAAATAATCACAACAACAAGACCCGATGTAGTAATCGGCGCAGGACACCCCTCATATGTAGGCACTCCTTCCGCACCGAACTATCAGTACATCACTCAGGCTTCCTACAACGCTATAAAGGCAGATAAAGGTTACATTTTTGTGGAGAGAACAAACGGTGTGACAGGCGGAACTTCACTTCTCAGCGCTGCTGACAGTGCGGTAACGGCTAAGAAAAAACTCTTCGGTCTCTTCGGCGGTACAGGCGGACAGGTTGCCACCCCCACAGTCACAGACACTCCCGGAGCACCCACATTCGCAGCTACTGATTCCGAAAGCCCCCTTCTGGCTGATTCAACCGAAGCGGCTCTCAGGGTTCTTGCGCAGAACTCCAACGGATTCTTCCTTATGGTTGAACAGGGAGACATAGACTGGACAAACCATGCAAACGATTACAAAGGCATGGTGGGCGGCGTAATCGACCTTGAATACGCAGTTAAGAAAGCTATGGAGTTCGTTGATCAGCCCGGCGACAACATCGACTGGTCCAACACACTTCTCATAGTCACATCCGACCACGGAAACAGCTTCCTCAGGCTGAACAATACGCTGAAACCCGGCCTCGGCGACCTTCCCGCTCAGCAGAGCTATGTTGCTCCCTGCCCCGGTACATGGTGCGGCAGCAATATTTACCCTGACGGAGAAGTATTCTACGGAACAGGCGGACACACCAACGAGCTTGTCTCTGTGTACGCAAAAGGTGATTTTGCAGGTGAAACCTTCAGCAAATACAACGGTAAGATGTATGACGAAGGTGTAACCAAAATCATTGACAACACATTCATATTCAAGGCTATGGCAAACTTCCTCGGAGTGACAGTAAGCCAGTAA
- a CDS encoding OmpA family protein has protein sequence MKKLLAALLVCAVTVVSAAAYEMKGAYYFGPYSGYKAFDDKSDLKNDVEAGLKLGYFITEHWAAELSGGYADAEYDSKSGSEDVFTPGLHAVYHFRPAMDRALLPFLQAGIEARIADDTDTGLAVGGGLKYLFTKNFGGDVSFKNIYFGEGKHDQLMAVSLAYFFGVKEKAAVKAAEPAPAAVAAAPVEEPAPMAAAVADEKKEAAAVVAAPVDSDGDGVYDDEDQCPGTPMGYSVNEKGCFKSMKLLINFANNSDVIDAAGMAKIQEFADFMKATPVLNVEIQGHTDSKGSDAYNQKLSEKRAKAVAAALVKQGVESGRITSKGYGETKPVASNDTVEGRAENRRIEAVAVDADGDKVKSQKPE, from the coding sequence ATGAAAAAACTTCTCGCAGCACTGCTTGTATGTGCGGTAACGGTCGTAAGCGCCGCCGCATATGAAATGAAAGGCGCTTACTATTTCGGCCCCTATTCCGGCTACAAAGCATTTGACGACAAATCTGATCTGAAAAATGATGTAGAAGCCGGACTTAAACTCGGATACTTCATCACTGAACATTGGGCTGCGGAACTTTCCGGCGGCTATGCTGATGCTGAGTATGACTCTAAAAGCGGCTCTGAGGATGTGTTCACTCCCGGACTTCACGCCGTTTATCATTTCAGACCCGCTATGGACAGGGCGCTTCTTCCCTTCCTTCAGGCCGGTATCGAAGCGCGCATAGCAGATGATACTGATACAGGACTTGCCGTTGGCGGCGGTCTTAAATACCTCTTCACCAAAAATTTCGGCGGTGATGTTTCCTTCAAAAACATCTACTTCGGCGAAGGCAAACACGACCAGCTTATGGCTGTGTCTTTAGCATACTTCTTCGGCGTAAAAGAGAAAGCCGCTGTAAAAGCTGCTGAACCCGCTCCTGCTGCGGTTGCTGCTGCACCTGTTGAGGAGCCCGCTCCTATGGCCGCTGCTGTTGCTGATGAGAAAAAAGAAGCTGCCGCTGTTGTTGCTGCTCCGGTTGATTCAGACGGAGACGGCGTTTACGATGATGAGGACCAGTGCCCCGGCACTCCTATGGGCTACAGTGTGAATGAAAAAGGCTGCTTCAAAAGCATGAAACTCCTCATCAACTTCGCAAATAACAGTGATGTGATAGATGCGGCCGGTATGGCAAAAATTCAGGAATTTGCCGATTTCATGAAGGCTACTCCCGTTCTTAATGTGGAAATTCAGGGGCATACAGACAGCAAAGGCAGCGATGCCTATAACCAGAAACTCTCTGAAAAAAGAGCGAAAGCCGTTGCGGCTGCCCTCGTTAAACAAGGTGTTGAATCCGGAAGAATCACTTCAAAAGGCTACGGAGAGACAAAACCTGTTGCTTCAAACGATACTGTTGAAGGCAGAGCGGAAAACAGACGCATAGAAGCTGTTGCCGTTGACGCTGACGGTGACAAAGTCAAATCTCAGAAGCCTGAATAA
- a CDS encoding nucleoside recognition domain-containing protein: MIKLVSELLKETYNICKTLFRIMIPVIIAVKVLSELGIIKILSAVLNPFMKFIGLPGELGLAWATALFTNIYGGIIVFVSLSDGLNLTVAQATIFASIVLIAHSMPVELQIMRKSGPRLRAMLVLRMGGAVVYGWLLNVIYSATGTLQEPLKILWAPPVRDNTLSAWAMGEVKNLFWITCIIFTLVVVMRILHALGLMKLMENLLGPVLRFLGVSARASTLTIFGLTIGLSYAGGMIINEAKSGKLSEEDIFFSISLLGLCHSLIEDTLLLMVVGGHLSGIFWGRIIFSLIIVILIQRIIRAMKPEFFHKMLFLPSKNS; encoded by the coding sequence ATGATAAAACTGGTTTCAGAATTACTCAAAGAAACTTACAACATCTGCAAAACACTTTTCAGGATTATGATTCCGGTCATAATTGCTGTAAAAGTTCTCTCTGAACTGGGGATCATTAAAATCCTCTCCGCGGTTCTCAACCCTTTTATGAAGTTTATCGGTCTGCCGGGTGAACTGGGCTTGGCATGGGCAACTGCCCTTTTTACAAACATATACGGCGGAATCATAGTTTTCGTAAGCCTGTCAGACGGTCTGAACCTTACAGTTGCTCAGGCAACGATATTCGCATCAATTGTTCTTATAGCTCATTCCATGCCTGTTGAACTCCAGATTATGCGCAAATCTGGCCCCAGACTCCGTGCAATGCTGGTTCTGCGAATGGGGGGTGCTGTTGTTTACGGTTGGCTGCTCAATGTTATATACTCCGCAACCGGTACGCTTCAGGAGCCTCTTAAAATCCTCTGGGCTCCCCCTGTGCGTGATAATACACTCAGCGCGTGGGCTATGGGAGAGGTGAAAAACCTCTTCTGGATAACCTGCATTATATTCACACTTGTTGTCGTCATGCGGATTCTCCATGCTCTGGGGCTTATGAAGCTGATGGAAAACCTTCTGGGGCCTGTGCTCCGCTTTCTGGGAGTGAGCGCCCGCGCGTCCACCCTCACCATATTCGGGCTCACCATAGGCCTTTCCTACGCCGGCGGGATGATAATAAATGAGGCAAAGAGCGGTAAGCTCAGTGAGGAGGATATATTTTTCTCCATCTCACTTCTGGGTCTCTGCCACAGCCTCATAGAGGATACCCTTCTTCTGATGGTGGTTGGCGGACACCTGTCAGGCATATTCTGGGGCAGAATAATTTTCTCACTGATTATTGTAATCCTTATTCAGAGGATAATAAGAGCAATGAAGCCTGAATTTTTTCATAAAATGTTATTTTTACCTTCAAAAAATTCATAG
- a CDS encoding cupin domain-containing protein: protein MKKLIIIFLFAFCTSAFGAESPSVKAVTLAATGSSWDGKPLPRYPDGQPEVTVLKITIPAGAVLPLHKHPVINVGVLVSGELKVTAENGDILHLKAGEAIVEVVNTWHKGENTGDTPAEIIVFYAGTPETPLSLFPESSK from the coding sequence ATGAAAAAACTCATCATTATATTTCTTTTTGCATTCTGTACCTCAGCTTTCGGAGCAGAATCCCCATCCGTTAAAGCTGTAACTCTTGCCGCAACAGGCTCAAGCTGGGACGGCAAACCCCTCCCCCGCTATCCTGACGGACAGCCGGAAGTCACTGTTCTTAAGATAACTATTCCGGCCGGAGCTGTCCTTCCGCTGCATAAGCATCCGGTTATCAATGTCGGGGTGCTTGTTTCCGGGGAACTGAAAGTTACCGCCGAAAACGGCGACATCCTGCATCTTAAAGCCGGAGAAGCGATAGTTGAAGTCGTAAACACGTGGCACAAAGGGGAAAATACAGGAGATACTCCTGCGGAAATAATTGTCTTTTATGCGGGAACCCCTGAAACGCCGTTAAGCCTTTTTCCGGAGAGCAGCAAATAG
- a CDS encoding dihydroorotase, giving the protein MKTLLTNCKIINHDRTLTKNILIEDGIIKSLTDDTPAADKTYDLKGKMVLPGLIDMHVHFRDPGLEYKEDIISGSYAAAAGGVTAVCPMANTKPVNDNAFITKYMVDKGKELGICDILPVGAVTKGMHGEELTEMGDMFSAGACAFSDDGKPVLGSDVMRRALEYVSGFGGMILSHSEDKQLAGEGVIHEGEVSAITGLRGIPSETEEIMIARDILLAKLTGGHVHICHISTRYGVELVRWGKSKGLNVTCEVTPHHFSLTDKELLSYDTNCKMNPPLRSADDVKAMKEGLMDGTIDCIATDHAPHSRDEKFQEFDLAPFGITGLQTLVPLTLNLVREGIINENDFSRLCSYAPARLLRLKGRGIIEEGALADIAVIDPDREYVFDSKLNKSKSTNTPYMNKTLKGLCVLTFKNGKEVYKADI; this is encoded by the coding sequence ATGAAAACACTCCTTACAAACTGTAAGATAATCAACCACGACAGAACGCTTACCAAAAATATCCTCATTGAGGACGGCATAATAAAATCGCTCACCGACGACACCCCGGCGGCTGATAAAACCTATGACCTCAAAGGGAAAATGGTTCTTCCCGGTCTTATAGATATGCATGTTCATTTCCGTGATCCCGGCCTGGAATATAAAGAGGACATCATTTCCGGCTCATATGCGGCAGCAGCTGGCGGTGTGACAGCAGTATGCCCCATGGCAAACACCAAGCCGGTAAACGATAATGCCTTTATTACAAAATATATGGTGGACAAAGGCAAAGAACTGGGTATATGCGATATTCTCCCTGTAGGCGCCGTTACCAAAGGAATGCACGGTGAAGAGCTCACGGAGATGGGCGATATGTTCAGCGCGGGCGCATGCGCCTTTTCCGATGACGGCAAGCCTGTTCTCGGCTCGGATGTTATGCGCAGGGCTCTGGAATATGTCTCCGGCTTCGGCGGAATGATACTCAGCCACAGCGAGGACAAACAGCTTGCGGGCGAAGGTGTTATACACGAGGGAGAGGTATCTGCCATAACCGGTCTGCGCGGAATACCTTCGGAAACGGAAGAGATTATGATAGCCCGTGACATTCTCCTCGCCAAGCTCACAGGCGGGCATGTGCACATATGCCACATCAGCACCAGATACGGCGTTGAGCTTGTGAGATGGGGCAAATCGAAGGGTCTGAACGTAACCTGCGAGGTTACGCCGCACCACTTCTCACTCACCGATAAAGAGCTTCTCTCTTACGACACAAACTGCAAGATGAACCCTCCCCTGCGCAGTGCCGATGATGTTAAAGCCATGAAGGAAGGCCTCATGGACGGAACAATAGACTGCATAGCCACGGATCACGCACCCCACAGCAGGGATGAGAAGTTTCAGGAGTTTGACCTCGCCCCGTTCGGTATAACAGGGCTCCAGACTCTGGTTCCGCTCACGCTGAACCTTGTCCGCGAAGGGATCATAAACGAAAACGACTTTTCAAGGCTTTGCAGCTATGCTCCGGCGCGCCTTCTCCGCCTGAAAGGCAGAGGAATCATAGAAGAAGGAGCGCTTGCGGATATAGCGGTTATAGACCCCGACAGGGAATATGTTTTTGACAGCAAACTGAATAAATCAAAATCAACAAACACGCCGTACATGAACAAAACCCTGAAGGGGCTCTGCGTTCTTACCTTCAAGAACGGAAAAGAGGTTTATAAAGCAGATATTTAA
- a CDS encoding aspartate carbamoyltransferase catalytic subunit, producing the protein MSYSRKDLLGMIDLSKEEILHLLDTAENFREINHRDVKKVPTLKGKTVVNLFFENSTRTRTSFEIAGKRLSADTVNFSASASSTAKGETLIDTVHNIEAMSTDIFVVRHAYSGAVKFIAENTKASVVNAGDGLNEHPTQSLLDMLTIKQHKGRLEGLNVAIIGDITHSRVARSNIWAMPKVGINLRLFGPKTMLPRCTDPFGAKICSNMEEAVEGADVIMTLRIQRERQGKLLLPSVKEYARYFGLNAARLKLSNNAIVMHPGPINRGVEISSEIADCGQSVILPQVESGVAVRMAVLYTLGTGQRGIEQ; encoded by the coding sequence ATGTCATACAGCAGAAAAGACCTTTTAGGGATGATAGACCTCTCAAAAGAAGAGATTCTTCATCTTCTGGACACTGCGGAAAATTTCAGGGAGATAAACCACAGAGATGTGAAAAAAGTCCCTACTCTCAAAGGGAAAACAGTTGTGAACCTTTTCTTTGAGAACTCCACCCGCACGAGAACCTCCTTTGAGATAGCGGGCAAGAGGCTCTCCGCTGATACCGTAAACTTTTCCGCATCAGCCAGCAGCACAGCCAAAGGCGAAACCCTGATAGACACTGTGCACAATATTGAAGCCATGAGCACGGACATTTTCGTTGTCCGCCATGCCTACAGCGGCGCGGTTAAGTTCATAGCGGAAAATACGAAGGCATCTGTCGTGAACGCCGGAGACGGCCTTAACGAACACCCTACCCAGTCGCTTCTGGACATGCTTACCATAAAACAGCACAAAGGCAGGCTTGAGGGGCTTAATGTGGCCATCATCGGCGACATAACCCACAGCAGGGTTGCCCGCTCAAACATATGGGCTATGCCCAAAGTCGGCATAAATCTCCGCCTCTTCGGGCCGAAAACCATGCTACCACGCTGCACTGACCCTTTCGGTGCTAAAATATGCAGTAATATGGAGGAAGCTGTTGAAGGGGCGGATGTTATAATGACCCTCCGCATCCAGAGAGAGCGTCAGGGCAAGCTGCTTCTGCCTTCTGTGAAGGAATACGCCAGATACTTCGGGCTGAACGCCGCGAGACTTAAACTCTCCAACAATGCCATAGTAATGCACCCCGGACCCATTAACCGCGGGGTTGAAATATCAAGTGAAATAGCGGACTGCGGCCAGTCTGTAATCCTCCCGCAGGTGGAAAGCGGCGTGGCGGTGAGAATGGCTGTGCTTTACACGCTGGGAACAGGTCAGAGAGGTATCGAACAATGA